The following DNA comes from Stigmatella erecta.
CCAGCAGGGGCTCGGCGGCGTCGATGACAAGCTGAAGGGCAACTTCGCGGACCCGAACGGCACCGTGGACCGCGCCACGACGCACACCTACACCGTCCACCCGCCCGGCGAGGATGGCACCCAGCCCAAGCCCGAGTACGAGCGCATCGAGCGCTTCTCGCAGGGCGATGCCCAGGCCACCTCCTACGTGAACGCGGAGCTGAGCACGGACGTCCGCCCCGTCATGGTCGTCGGAGACGGGGTGCCCGTCATGTCCGAGGACGACTATATGGACTACGAGTCCAAGGTGGGCACGCAGAACCACAACCTCGAGGACCTCAACAACCTGCGCGACGCGCACAAGCGGTTCTGGGGAGACAGCTACGACGCCAACGATGCGCAGCTGCAGGACCAGCTCCCCAAGCGCTGGCTGGCGGAGAACAAGGACGACGCGAACACGTACGAGTCCCAGACCTTCGTGGAGGGCGCGCCCAACGCCACCATCACCACCCGCCGCGAGCTCCAGGCGGACAACACGGTGACCGAGACGTACGCGGGGAAGACCTTCTCGCCGGATCCCAACTCGGATGACCTGGTGGACGTGAAGGGCACCTCCACCACCCAGTACGGGGAGGACGGCAAGGTCGCCCAGTCCAGCTTCCAGCGCACGCAGGCGGACGGCAGCGTCGAGGACGGCTCCTACCGCCGCACCCAGGAGCAGACCGCCCAGGGCACGCTGGTGACCGAGCACGCCGAGGGCAACGTCACCCAGGCCGACGGCAAGAAGTCCTCGTCCATCATGGACCGGCAGACGCGGGAGACCGAGACGGGCCGGGAGCTGGTCCGCTCGTCCCAGGCGGCCATCGAGGACGGCCGGCGGGTGACCCACGAGCTCACCCCGGACGGCGAGAAGCTGCTGTCCTCCTCCGCCGACGGCAGCAACGCCGTCGAAATCACGGATGCGTCCCAGTTCACGCAGCCCTTCGAGGAGAACCTGGCGGCGACCGCCGCGGCCTCGAACCTCACCAACCTCAAGGGGCTCACCGACTCCGGCGGCATCTTCTCCGGCGTGAAGGAAGCCCAGGCCACACAGGCGCAGGCCCTGCTGGGCGGCAAGCTCGACACCGCCATGGCGCAGACGGCGTCCGCCTACAAGAAGGCCGGCGTGGGGCTCGGCGTGGGCGGCGGTGCCATCGGCGCGGGCGCGGCCGCCGCGTCGATGATGGACGCGGTGCGGACCAAGAACAACCTGGCCATCGCCTCGGCCTCCATCGGGCTCGGGGGCGCCGCGGCGGACATGGGCTCGGCGGCCAGCGTCATGAAGGGCGCGCTGGGCAAGTTCGGCGGCATGCTGGGCATCGGCGGGGCGGCCCTGGGCAACGTCTCCAGCATCCTGGGCGGCGTCGACAGCATCATGACGGCGGACAAGACGGGCCTGGAGGGCCAGAAGATCAAGGGCATCACCAACGTCGTGACGGGCGGCCTGGGGCTGGCGGCGCTCGCCGCGGGCTCGCCGCTGCTCGCCCTGGGCCTCGGCGTCGCGGGCGTGGGCATCAACGCCATCACCGAGCTCATCACCGACGACCAGCACCAGATCGCCAATTTGAAGATCAACGATCCCAACTACCGGCCCTCGCAGGAGGAGGCCGCGCCCCAGCCCAACCCCGACGACTGGAAAGAGTCGGACGAGCTGCCTTTCGACCCCATGATCGGAAATCTCTGGTAAACAGGTTTTACCACCTGTTCTGGAGATATAACCATGTTGAAGCCTCTGGGGTTCCTGTTGCTCACGGCCGGCCTGCTGCTCTCGGGCTGCGGCGTTCCCGAGGAGGCCCTGGAGGGGCCTGCCTCTCCCCCGGAGGCGCCCGCGGAGGCCGAGGCCGGAGGCGAGTACACGGCCTCGGCCGCGGCCATCTGGGAGAGCGTCCAGACGCCGGGGTACACGCCCTACACGCAGGTGTGTAGCGGGGTGATTGGCGCCGCGTGCGCGGTGCCAGGGGAGACGTGCACCTGGTTCTCCGCCAACTACTCCTGGGGCCCCTACTCCGTCTCCAAGGTGTGCCGGCCGGTCAACGGCACGTACCGGGCCATCGAGACGGTGAGCCAGAACTGCGTCAGCGGCGGCCACACGGCGTGCCCGGATGGCGAGACCGCGGGCAAGCCCTGCGGGCACAAGGGCAGCTACTGCATCCGCCAGTGCTACACGTACCCGGGCCCCGCCATCACCGTGCGCGCCTACTGCCAGTGAGCCGGCGCGGCGGCCGGGCTAGGGCGTGGGGCCCTCCGGCCGCAGCGCGGACACGAGGACGAACCGCCCGGCCAGCTCGATGGGCAGGGCGGACGCCGCCTCGTTGTAGAAGCTGCCCGTGAAGACGGCCGTCAGCCCGAGCGACGGGAACACGAAGAGGTACTGCCCCCCGTTGCCTCGCGCGAAGAGGGCCTCCACGGGCGTGCCGCCCACGGTGAAGGTGTTGAGCCACCAGAGGTAGCCATACCGGGAGTCCCCCAGCGTCCGCGCGCTCGTGGTGGACTCCTGGAGCCACGCCGCCGGGAGGAGCTGCCGGCCCTCCCACTGGCCGCCGTTCAGCAGGAGCTGGCCAAGCTTCGCGAAGTCGCGCGGGCGCAGGCGCAGGTGCCCGCCCGTGTCGGTGCGGCCACCGTCCGCCGCCTGCCACTCGAACCGGCGGATGCCCAGCGGCTCGAAGAGCGCCCGGCGCGAGAACTCGGGGAAGGGCACCCCCGCCGCGTCCTCGGTCAGCGCGCCCAGGACCACCACGCCGCCCGTGCAGTACACGGTGGACTGGCCGGGCGCCTCGGCCATGGGAAGGTCGAGGACGAACTTCACCCAGTCCCCCGAGTCATACATCCGCTCTTCCTGGCCCGGAGAGTCCGGGTTCCAGTCGTCGCACGCCCACCCGCCGCGCATCTCCAGCAAGTCCCGGACGGTGATGCGCTCCTTGCGCGCGTCCGCGTTGCGGAAGGGGGCGTAGCGCTGAAGCAACGGCAGGACGGGCGTGCCGGTACCCGGCAGCAGCCCCTGCGCCAGGGCCGCCCCCACCAGCAGCGAGGTGATGCTCTTCGTGGCGGAGCGCAAGTCATGCGGCGTGTCGCCGTGAAAGCCGTTCCAGTACCGCTCGTAGACGAGCTTGCCGTTGCGGGCGATGAGCAGGGCGTCGGGGGCCGGGTACTCCTTCGCCGCGATGCGCCGCTCCAGCTCCAGCAGCGGCTCCCGCGCCATGCCCTCCGCCTCCAGCGTGGCGACCGGCCACCCATCGTCGCGCAGGCCGGGCGGGCTCCCCGGCCCGTCCATCTGGAGGTGCCCACACGAGGCCCCCGCGCCCGCGAGCGCGGTCACGGCTAGGAGCCGGGGCAGAAACCACAGGTGAGACAGAAGCCGCATGGCACATCCTGGAGGCAAGAGCTGCCCGGCCATACCACGCACGGAAGTGTCCATTCATCCGACGTCCGCCCGGGGCGGGAGTAGCGGGGCCGCTCCGCGCGGCTTTACACTCGCCGCGTCCGGCAGCCTGCCGGCAGGGGGGAAGCATGACATCTCGTGAAGGACTCTCGCGGCGTGGGGCAGTGGCCATGTGGACGGCGGTGGCGGCGCTCCTGGGCGTTCCGGTCACCAGCTCCGCCCAGGAGGCGCTGTCCGTCGAGGATCGCATCCGCCTGCTGAAGACCATGAAGGACTGCTGGCAGACGACGTCGACCACCCACGCCGCGGGCTCCACCGACGCCAGCACGTCCGCGCAGGCGGATGGGGCCTTCAAGAAGCTGATCAACGCCAAGGCCTCGCTCGATGTGGGCGCCGCGTTCAAGGCCCGGGTGCGGGCGGAGTTCGCGCCCCTGACCGGCAACGCCGCCGCCGAGGCGGCCATCGAGGCGTGTTACCGCGTGGCCTCGGGGGGCGACTCCCTGGGCTTGAGTCCGTCCCGCCGGCCGCCCGAGCCCGTCGTGGTGAAGGCCAAGGCCCTCCGGCCCGCCGCGGTGAAGCCCCTGGCGCCGCCCCCCGAGTGGACCTGCCGCCCGCCCGCCGTCTTCCTCTCCGCGACGTGTGAGCGGGGCGGACTGGGCGGCAACGGCCAGGACGTCATCGAAACCCAGGGCGTGGTCCGCGGCTGGAAGGAGGAGGGGGTGCGCCACCGGACGTCCTGCGCGCACGCGGTGCCCAGCACGGGCTCGGTCACGGCCCGGAGTGAATGCCATGCGAAGGAGGGCACGCTGCGGATGCTGCTGGAGAGCACCGTCGAGGGCAAAGGCGGCCGCAGCAGCCAGAAGGAGTGCTCCCACGGCGAGCAATGTCTGACCTACCTGGCCTTTCGCATCGACGAGGGGAGCGCCGACGTGCGCATCTCCCCGGAGGCCGCGGGGCGGTATGACCTTCAGGTCGACGCCGTCGAGTGCACCGACAGGCCGCAGCTGGAGGACGCCGGAAAGGTCCACCTGAAAGCCCTGTTCCTGGGCACCGTCATCCCGCTCACCCCCGGCGCCCGTTTCCCGCTGAACAGCGCGGGAGTGGTGGATGTCCGATTTCAGGGCAGGACCAAATACGAGCTCAATTTCGCGAAGGAAGCGTTCACGGGAATCACCCGCTGCGAGGTGAGTCTGTCCTTGCAGCCGCGCCGGTAACGTTGCCCCCTCAACGGGCCGCGCGCTGGAATTCCCTTACTTTCCCTTCCCAGCCAACGCCTGACATGGAGAAGCCCTCGACCTTGTAGGTTGTCCGCCGCACGCCCAACGTGCTAGGTTGTGCGGGAGAAGGTCCAAACGGAGGCTCCCGAGGGAAATCGCAACTCTCCCGGGGCCCTTCCGACAATGGACTTCAGGACGAGGTGCGTTGATTTCGTCCGTTCCTTCGCCGTACCATCGCAACTGATTCACAGAAACCGGGGGATTCCGTGAAAAAGCCAAAGATGTCGGCGCTGCGTTGTCTGATTGCCGTGGCCTTGGGCGGCGCGGTCTTGGCGGGGACGGTGGCCTATGCCCAGAAGCGGGAGTGCTGGGAGTGCAGACCCTGCGGCTGCTCGCCCGATGGGACCAGCATCCTCTGCTGCGGTGCCTCCAGCTGCTAGGCCGGAGCGCCCATGCGACGGAATCTCGCTCGAATCCTCCTGGTGCTGGCCATCTTCGCCGGCACCGCCGTCACGGCCGCCAAGGCGTTGGACTGGTTCCAGCCCACCCAGGCGCTGAAGCCTCCCGCGGAAACGCCTTCCGCTCCGGACCTACCGGAGGAGCCCGGCACCGCGAAGCAGCCCTTCACGAGCGCGCTGTCCCAGGCGGCGCTTCCCTCGCAAGAGGTCTCCTCGGCCCATCTGATCCGTTTCACCGGAACGGCGGTCCGGGCCGTCCCCGCCGCCCTTGTCCAGACGCCAGACGAAGCGCGGAGCCAGCCCACCGAGCCCGCCACGCGGCCTCCCGGACACGGCCTTCCTGCCTCGGGCATGCTGTGCGCGCTCAAGGATGGCTCGCTGAACTGCGGTGCCTGCCGCAGTGACAGCGATTGCCCGGCCGGCACGGGCTGCGTGGCCAACCGCGAGACGCGCCGCTTCGAGTGTCTGGCCTCCGAGTGCGAGGAGGATCCGCACTGCTTTCCAGGCCACGTCTGCCGGCCCGTGACGACGGGCGCCTCGGGCCCGGTCATCCGCCGGTGCGTCCCCGCCGGCACGCGCCAGGAGGGCGAGCCGTGTGACGGGCTCTTCATCTCCCAGGAAGGCGCCTGCCGCGAGGGCCTGTCCTGCCACCGGGGCGTGTGCAGCCGCCCCTGCCGGCTCGACGATGCCACGAGCTGCCCCGAGGGCCATGCCTGCGAGGAGGGGCTCAACGGTCCCGCCTGCTTCCCCGACTGCCGCTCGCGCGGGTGTGCCGCGGGCCAGCGGTGCAAGCAATTGAATGAATCCGACTACCAGTGCCTCTCGCACACCACCGGCACCTGCCCCGAGACGCCGTGCGGCGAAGGGGAGCGCTGCAACATGCGCCTGTCCCAGGACACGGGGGTCTTCTGGTGCGCCGCCTTGTGCAACCCGCTCCGCGCGGACAGCTGCCCCGCCGGGCAGGTGTGCGGCATGGGCGGTCCCACCGTCAGCACCTGCTACCGCCAGTGTGACCCGGCGGTGCTCGACGCCTGCGGCGACGGGTGGCAATGCACCACGGTCACCGAGGACATGACGCAGTGGGGGTGCCGGCCTTCCTCCCCCTGAGCCAGGCTCAGCGGAGCCCCCCCGTTTCCGGAGGGGGCCCCTGGAGAGGTGCTAGTCGAGGACGCCGAGGGTCTCGTCGCGGGTCACGGCCTCGCCCTGGACGGTGTAGCCCGAGTACCAGGAGGTGTCCTTGGTGCCGAGCTTGTCCTGCATCAGGTGCGCATGAGGGCCGGTGGCCTGGCCGGTGCCGCCCTCGTTGCCCACCTGGCAGCGGTCGCACGTGCGGTTCTTCGAGTCGGCGGTCTTGATGAAGTGCTTCTGGGTGAACTTCCAGCCATCCGCCCAGGTGTGGCTCGCCATGTTCGCGTTCTCGTAGCCGTTCCCGTTGCAGACCACGCCCGTGGTTTTGATGGTCACGGTCCAGGAGACCGAGCCCACCACGCCCGTCTCGGCCCCCCAGTAGTTGCAGCGGCCACTGGAGACATCGATGGCACCGTGGTACCCGCCGCTGGGGTAGTACGTGGTGGCCGTAATCGTACCGGGGAAGGGGGACTTGACCGTGTGCGCCGTCGCCGCGGCCGGAATGAGCGCCAGGGAAGCCAGTGCCACCAGGACCGTCTTGCTCGTGTGATGCATTGTTGCTCCTTTCATCGAGCCTGCTGTAACCGCTGTTTCTCCCTCAGAATCAGGCTCCACTCCTGAAGGCCCATGCCGAGTGCTTGCGTCCACGCGTCGATCTCCGCCACCAGGCTGGGATCGACGCCGCGCAGCCGCTGGAGCTCGGGCACCGCGGCCGTGAAACCCAGCTGGGCGATGCTCTGCAGCAGCGCTTTGCGCACCGAGGAATCCTGCTCGCCGCGATACAGGGCGAGGAGCGACTCCCGGGTGCTGGCCATCTGCGCCGAGGGCACTCCGCCCAGCGCGGTGACCGCCGCCGCGCGGACGTCCGCGTCGCCGCTTCGCAGCAGTGCCTGAAGCCGGCGCGCCGAGCCGTCGCTGATCGCCTCGGTCGAGAGGTTGCCGAGGATCTTCGCGGTCACCTTCGGATCCGTGGAGGCGGCGGCCGCCGCCACCGCCATGTCCGCGGCCGGGCCGTGGTGGCCCGAGTAGACGAACTGGTTGTCCTCGATGAGGTTGGTTGCGGCCTCCATGCGCACCTCGGGCGAGGTGTCCCTCACCAGGCGCTCATACATGTCGCCCGTGCTCTCCGTGGCGCTGGTCCGCCGCATGGCGCGAATCGTGGCGGCGCGAACCTGCGGATCGCGATCCTCCAGGGCCCGCTTCGCCACGGCCTGCATGGCACTGGGGTCCACCCCGCGCTCGGTCCGCGCGACGAGGGCCGCCGCCAGGTGCTCGGCCATGACGGGCTCCGTCTCCCGCTCGAATGCCGCCCGCAGCTCGCTGTCGGGCAAGGTGACGGCGGACTCGCGCAGGAGCGTGCGCAGGTAGCGCTTGTACGCCTCCGACCCCGAGCCGAGCCCCCGCCGGATCTGATCCATCAAGCCTTGCACCGAGCACGTCTCCCCCTGGTGGACGGGGGCCGGGCCCCGGGAGGCCGCCTGCGCGAAGGCCGGCGGGGCCAGCAGTGGGCACAGCATGAGGGCCAGCAGGCCGGGCACGCGCAAGCGGAAGAAGGTGGAGCGGGTCATGGCGGGCTCAGTCGTGGCGGTCAAGGCAGTGATGAGGATCCTGATCGGGCAGGCTGTTCCACAGCCGCACGAAGTCCAGGGTGCCGCTGG
Coding sequences within:
- a CDS encoding HEAT repeat domain-containing protein — translated: MTRSTFFRLRVPGLLALMLCPLLAPPAFAQAASRGPAPVHQGETCSVQGLMDQIRRGLGSGSEAYKRYLRTLLRESAVTLPDSELRAAFERETEPVMAEHLAAALVARTERGVDPSAMQAVAKRALEDRDPQVRAATIRAMRRTSATESTGDMYERLVRDTSPEVRMEAATNLIEDNQFVYSGHHGPAADMAVAAAAASTDPKVTAKILGNLSTEAISDGSARRLQALLRSGDADVRAAAVTALGGVPSAQMASTRESLLALYRGEQDSSVRKALLQSIAQLGFTAAVPELQRLRGVDPSLVAEIDAWTQALGMGLQEWSLILREKQRLQQAR
- a CDS encoding serine hydrolase domain-containing protein, with product MRLLSHLWFLPRLLAVTALAGAGASCGHLQMDGPGSPPGLRDDGWPVATLEAEGMAREPLLELERRIAAKEYPAPDALLIARNGKLVYERYWNGFHGDTPHDLRSATKSITSLLVGAALAQGLLPGTGTPVLPLLQRYAPFRNADARKERITVRDLLEMRGGWACDDWNPDSPGQEERMYDSGDWVKFVLDLPMAEAPGQSTVYCTGGVVVLGALTEDAAGVPFPEFSRRALFEPLGIRRFEWQAADGGRTDTGGHLRLRPRDFAKLGQLLLNGGQWEGRQLLPAAWLQESTTSARTLGDSRYGYLWWLNTFTVGGTPVEALFARGNGGQYLFVFPSLGLTAVFTGSFYNEAASALPIELAGRFVLVSALRPEGPTP